The window AGGGTCAGATAGCAGAGCAACCTAAAGCTCTCATGAGCAAGTCCTTAGGCTCAGGACAGTTCAGCATCAGAGCTTGCCCTGCACTCCAAGTGTTCTCTCTACAACCAACCCTGCCAAATCCACCCCAAACACTTCTGCACCTACTGCAGGTAATCTGGCAGTCCTGAGCTGCTCTGACGTAGGGTCACTGAAAACTAATGCCCGATTTCAGATGAGCAATGAGtaactttctctcttttctaacTCAAAAATTCTGGAAGTCTCactaattatattataaaatgccTTCTGTGCCAGCATTTCAATTgggatttaaacaaacaaaacctgaaCCACTTCTGATTTGTCAGCAACACATTTAAAGCATGTTCTAGAGGAACAGCAAGCTCTGGAAACACGAGCTCAATGATTAGATCAGTAGTTTAAAATACAGCTTCTCAGACTGTGGCCAACCCAAAGCCCTCTAGGCTTTAAGAGTGTAACTCGTTACAGAGCGGACGGCCCTGACACGCTGATCCTGgctgccctgtggccactgctcctTTCTTAATGCTCTTCTCATCTCTAACCCCCCTCTTCTTCAACTGTCTGGAGGCATCTAATTCATATGCACAGTATCACTAAAGTCCACATTTAGTATAAAAAAAAACAGTCCTGATCTGcagccagcaccaccaccacaaccTTTCCCAAGGCTATCCTGCTGTACCGCCCTCTGGCAGTGACAGGACAGCTAAGGCAGCTGCGTTATCTGTActccagggaagccaaagaaatgTGTCAGTTTCTGCACACATTCCCACATTCATCAGAGCTGATGTCTCTAATGTCTTCCAATCCCATTTCTACTAAAGGAAACAATATTCTGAAACAAACAAGCTCAAAGTGTTAGCCCTTGTCTTCCCTTGTCCTCTCTTTCCATTCAGCAAGTCTCAACACTCTTCCTTTCACGTGGGCTTCTGTGAGGCGAAGGCTGCGAGTGTGAAGCGCCTGGATTAGCTCTCTGACCTTAGCCAAGCTATCTGCCTGATTGattatctgtgaaaagaagacatgATTAACAGTAGTCTACTCATGAAGCTGTGAGGATGGAATGAGGCCTAACACATGAAAGCATCCAACAGCGACCAGGCCCAAGCTAAACATTCCATAACACCATCTGttattattttccaatttctctaGTTTTCACTGAGCACTCCTTCATCTGTTTTCCTCATTATAGGAACTTAAGCGTGTGGAACAATTTGCCTAGAAGtcagttatttttgtttcttccacTGCAAGTCAGAGAGGTAGTAATTTTTTTTGTATCCCCCAAAGCCCTTTCATAGATCTTTATGCAACTCAATATTCAAAGTGTTCATCTCTGATTACCTCTGATTTTTTCTTCAATATAATCAACAAATATATAAGCGAAGAATGGGAACTACCTTGTAAGTCCTCAGGGTGACCATATGCGGCACCACCATCACTCCGGCAGGGAGGCTCTGGGACCTTGAGAACTGGCCGGGCTCTAACTGCTCATCCAGAGACGAGTGCCTCACTCCAGAATGCCTCCACATCATGGCTGTTCCCAACCGCACATCCTCCGAGACATCCTGCTCAGTGCTGTTTAACTGAACATCTTAGCATTTACTAAGCCTTCACTGTCAACATCAGGGGCCACAACCAAGTGAAACACAAGGAAGTAGTCCATAAGCCAAAATTCCCAACAGAAATGGGAGGTAAAGATGTAAAATACAGATGGCTTTGCAGTAACGAGCAGACAATGGAAATATTTAAGAACGCTCAAAGTTTACGTTAAGGAACACCCTGCATATGCTTTCTTTTGGCACTGAACAGCCTTGCAAGACAAGGGGAACTAGACATTTATAGGAATTTTGTGTGAACACAATCATCCCCTCACAATCTGTGTCAGAAAAATTTCTAAAGTCTTCCAATTTTAACAATCACTTTGAAGCAATCTTTGCAAATGTCAGTAAATCTACACTGACGATATACTCACTTGTAGCTTCCCATTCTGATTTACTTAAGGTcccctaaaatttaaaaaaataaggaagaaaatttcAGATTGAATATAGAAGTACACGTCTACTTATTTTTCAATAATGGTCAGAGGTGCCCCAAAACCCTAACttcattataaatatacatacaatttACTGTTAATATTTCTGTGatctgaatataaaataaatcaatgagaTTAACTCTTAATGCCATCTTCTCATCACTTTTGTGCTCCTGCCAATTCTCTAAACCACTGATTCTCAATCAAAGGGTGAATCCGCATAAACAGGGTATTCATTTGTAACTGGAAAAAGTACTGAGCTTATATTTTTAACTTGGGAGATAAAAGGTCTATCTTGAAACATCAAATAATACTGCAGGAGGGAATACGACTTTTGTGTTTTTACAAAGGAAATCACAAAATATCTATCATACAAAGGAAATAAACTGCATTTAGTAACATACTTGCTATTTTGCAAAGACACTGAGTAACAAGATACAGTGACAAGTCTAATAACTAAGGAATGAAGAAGTGATAAATGTTGAAGAAGTGATAAATAAACATCAATACTATAAAATGTCAGCAAAAATGTGTTACACAAATATCTATAATTTCTATTGATAACAAAGTCACAGCTACAACTAGTAATACCACTATGGTTGTGGAGCATTCATAATTAAGGAAACTTCCACATAGAAGTCTGTGAAGATGTAATTTTTCCCCATCTAAGTTCAAGCTCCTGAATTATATCTATGGAACACTGCTAGTCAGAAGTGTCCAGGCTAAGACACAATGATACAGCAAGAAAACTCTTAAGCCAAGCCAAGAACATTCCTCCCATCCTTACTCTCTCAAATACTGCACCACATTTCTCAGCATTAAAGTACATTTTATTCTGTATTCTACAATTATAAAGTCATAACTTAGGAGAAACAGGCTAAAGTGTATCTATTTATAAGTCAGTGAACCAGTATTGTAAACCAGTGAAATAATTtaagtttccatttttctataaGACTTGTCAAAGAATGAAACCTTACCAAAGGTAGCTTCACTTGACCGTTCTTCATGTACTTCACGGCATGTTCATAGTCACCCACCTTCTCAGAGGCAAGTCTGGAATTCTCGTTTGCAGGATATGGCTAAGGAATCAAGGGAAATTCCTAGTTAAGTCGTTACACTGAAATTTACAATTCAGAATGAAACACCCTAAATCACTGAAATGAGATAATAATCTTTAAGTATTACTTCAGAAATAGAAACTACATatacttttgaaatataaaaaaaaggaGTGGAGGGAATCCTCTCTGAACAAAGCAGCTGCTGTGGTCAACAATGAGCATGGCCGGAGTACCTATAATTATAGAGTGTCACAGAGGAACTGAACGTGTCCTGAATCGCCACCAAGACCACCTGGCAGCAAACACCTGTATCTCCGTGACTCCCGGGCAAAGGTTTTTCCTGCCACAACTCAACTCTGAAGGAAGTTATCAAAAGAAGAGTTAAACATTCATTTGAATGTTATGGTGACTTAACCGCCATGGAAGTACGAACAGCAActggaaataatacaaataaaatgttcaGTCAACAGAACCTTGGGAGtttcagaagagaaggaaaacactAGCCTCCAATATAGATCGTCTCCACAATTACACAGAATATGAAGAAGGGTCTCAAAAAAATGCTGTGTTTTTAAAGATATGGTGACCAAATGTCTGATATTCAAATTACTTCaagcattatttttaatccattttaagtattaggttggtgcaaatgtaattgcagtttcagaccgtgaattttaaatcattataactaggctcaaacacatctttattaatcaaaataggaaccattacaatcaacacatttttgccaatgagaaataagtttgtttattcctgtagtgtaaaaatccatgcttcagatACAGAGCAGCCCCAAATGCCGACAGTCCTGACAGCCCATGTTAAAGCTCTGTTCTAGGTGCTGAACAGTCTAGCATTGGCACCAGTTATCTGGGCAGTTTATATAAATACTGAGAGTGTCCACGGCCTTGAAAAGAATCTCAGAAAGAACCAAACAAGTCTGCGATAACCTGGGATTTTTATACAATTTCTAAATACTCACCTCCAGGGCCTGCATTCGTTTTaacagcattttattttcattgttcttaATCTTTTCCTCATAGAATTCCAGAAATGTTTTTTTGTAGACTAATTTCATATTGTACTTCTTCGCCATTCTGTCCAAAAAAGATTCTTTCATGAAAAGGCTTCcaaaatatttgtaattctttACGCAACAGTAACATCTTTCTGGGCTTAACTAATAACCTTACAAATTCACAAGAGGACCATGCAAAATAAGTGAAGGGCAACACCCTAGTGACCTGAAAGAAACATGCAGTTAGATCTCCCTGGGTCACAGGGAACTCCAGTAACCTAACAAACAAGCcaggaagtgaaatgaaaatattcccTTTCATCTACTGGATTTCCTGGCAAGACAAACTATTAATTTTTATCCTACATCTTGAACTGCGTCTCCACAGTAAGTTTTCTACAGGTCTCTTTTCCCAAATTCTAGATGTCACGGTTCTGAAGAAAGTGGCCCAGATCCTTGCTCAATGTCACTCCCTGATGTACACAGCTTGCCAGCAGCGGTGGCAGCTAAGTCCTGGCTTTTGTCACATTCACTCCATGTTCTCTAGAAATCTCCACCAGGATGATCCCAGGCGTGCAGGGCTGAATCCCACCAGCCTGTTCTCCTGCCAGTCTTTGCTATTTCAGTAAACCATCTAATGCTCCTTGCCGCCCCACCCTGTGCCCAGCATTCAGCATGCCACTGCATCCTCTCCATTAACCTGCAAAATGTACTTGGAACAGGCCCGCTTCCAATCCCAACACTGGCCACCAGCCTGCTCTTTCACCACCACCATTCAATGTGGTACCACTTCGTTTGCTTGTTTCCCTGCTTTTATTCTTACTCTCCCTCAACCAATTTTCCAACTGCAGTCAGATGATGCTTCATAAGCGCACAGGTCATGTCCTTTTAAAACCCTCGTTGGCTCCCCAGCACACTTAGGGCAAAACTGGCCAACTAGACACCCTTTAGATGTTGACTTAGATATCATTTTCTCCCTTAGATGTTACTTTCTCCCAGTGGCTTCCTCAAGTCTAATTAGGTCTATCTTTCCCACCTCAATTGCCAAAGCAGATTACTGCACATCTGTAGACAACAAAAGGGAACCTGAGGATGATTTCAAGCAGCAGATAAAAGATGagaggagaaacaggaaaaaccCTGAAAGAGGACCCCTGAGGTGACGGACGAGATGACAGAGTGAAGGGAACATCAGAGGGCCATTCAGCTTTGCACGTAAGAGCCGCGTGTACAGCAGGAGTCCCTGCCACTTGCATCAGACCCCTTGAGAAGACAACACAAGTCAATATAAAGCCTCTTCTATTCCAGGCATTCATTTTCTAtcaaaaaatatccaaaataaaccTTTACAAGGGAAACTGAGCTTTACATCTACAAATATAATTACAAAGAACAGAGACTCAATCTGACCGATTTGAATAGGTCTGCATATGAAAGCTAATTAACAAGACAGAAAAGGCAGTTTGGATCCCTATGCATTTGCAGATCATCTCTCTGAACGAATACCTAtctcaataaataatttataaaaatttgaaaattaaagtgaCAATTTACTACTTGATATGTTTATCATCATTAACAATTACAAACAGAAAAGATTGCTAATGTTTGCTtagccatttgaaaaaaaaaaacacttttgtttcattctttatctTTTGGGGTATACTCAAATCACCAACTGTCAACCAAAAGCACCAAGCTAACATACCAAACATATAACATACTAAAAACGTTTTAATTTCTTCAAGCATAACATTTCCCCAAAGTTTGCTAATTATAAGGAAAATGTGATATAAATTAaactttcatatttataaattgtGCATAGTATTTTCCATGTTTAATCACATGctacttcattttcttattttctttcattttcttcattttcactttctttaaaagttttatacaCTGTAGAACTCCTGAAACTCGTACACCCGTAATTTTACAAGCTGACTGAAAcacaattcaaataaataatcactatctaaaaataagcaaaagaataaaGCTCATCCTTTTCCTCAGTTAATGAAGGCTttgtttgaaaaagaagaaaaaataaaaagaaggaaatacactTTGGTCAGCTGTGACATGGCCCACATATAACTTGACTCTTCCATACTTCCTCTCCGGGAAACCCCCAAGACCAAGCTGTCTCATTAGGCCTTGGTGCCCTACCTGTATAGCCTGAAACCTCAGCTTTCCCTGGGCCTATGGTTTGCCAGGACTCCCAGGAATTCAGGTTCATGAATACATTCCTGAATCAGGATTTTACTATCACCACTGCCATGAGTCAGTTTCATAAGCTACagtgaaatataaaacaatttttaatatacCTATTCGTGTCAAAAGGAGGATCCCTACTTTGAGACGACTAATTTTAGTTACCCAAGTACCAATAGTTACTTAAAAACAAATCTTTGCTATTTCGAGTTGTCAGTTATTTCATGCCACAAGTTGTAGGCAACAGGCCCCTTTTCTTGCCTACAGGATAAAATAGTTTCAGGaataaaagaaactaaatgaATAAGGCTGTAAGTGACCTATGGCACCAACTGTTGAGTCTTAGTTTTGTCATTATTCAGGCTATACTTCTTAAGATCCCACTTAAAATAAGAGACAAATAGAAATACTGATTTTTCCCCCTTTACCTTCATTCTTACGCAAAAAGAGaatgtgctatgtgctaagtcacttcagtcatgtctgactctttgtgaccccatggactgtagtctgccaggctcctctgtccatgggattctccaggcaagaatactggagtaggttgccatgctctcttccaggggatcttcctgacccagagatcaaaccctcaaCTTTAAcatctactgcactggcaggtgagttctttaccactagacccacctgggaagcccccaaatgagAATAGTAACAGATTAATGACATTCTTACTCATTTAGCAATGGAAAATAGACCAAGAATTCAGGGACATCCACAACACCTTCCAAGTTGAAGTCATATTTGCAGCCAAATAAAGGATAATCTCCTTTCTTCTGAAATTTCACAGTATATATTTCATTTCCAAATGATTCTGTTTCTGAAGCTTCAAGGCGTCTTCTGTAAGttacccacccccccaaaaaaaaatcaaatctattATTAGGTCAAATTTATTTTGATCAGATTAAATATGGGGAGGAACACACATGATGCAATTTATAGCTGTGAAGTGGGTCTGAGCTACTTTTAAGAAGCAATATGCTAAAATATCATTAACAATATCACTAACGAAATTATGCTAGAAGTAGGCTTCATTATCATGACAGCTGGTTAAGTCTCATCTGATCTGGAGTTTATCTAGCAATACCACCTCTGGCTTTTTGGCTCAATGCAACATCACTCCCCAACTAATAGACAAAGATGTTTTAAAGGTTCATCTGTAAGTTTGACTTTTTAACTTAAAACCAGATTATCTACACAAATACATCATCAAAGTGCTCAGCCCTTCTATAAACTCTATTTCTGATAAACATCTGCTGCTCTAAAATAAgcttaattttgaatattttataaaccaCAATATATGAAAGTACTTACATCAATTCAAAGCTATTGGGAGTGGTACCAATAAAATAGCCTCCAGGGCTCAGTCTCTCACACGCATTTCTGAGCATGACATCAGCCTGCTCATAGGACTCGAATGAGTAATGACAGACAAACTGACAACTGCAGATGTCAAAGCACATTTCTCGGTCACGAAACTTATCAGTCAGGAGTTCCTGAGACAAATTATAATGGGTCAAGATTTTGAAGTTGGCTGCAACATAATTAGTGAATTTCTAATATTAGGATCCCTAAAATAAAAGTTGACATGCCCTCCAACCAACCTGTCCTCTATCATTATGTATCTTAAGGAccataataaaaatgttctttctgGTTCAAGAGAATTTGATTCCCACTTTCAGAGTAACTTCAAAAACTAGAGATTCTGGAATCATACTAAAAATACATCAAACATGACATTTAAAGGAATTGATTCTTTAATTGGCTTTACTGGGAAACTAAAGTAAAATGATGTTGACCTGTATACTTGGGTTTATGAAAAACACAAAGCCGGCCTTTgagacatttttttattttttaggttttgCCATGCAGCTGACAGgctcttaattccccaaccagggattgaacctgggctacagcagtgaaagtgccaaatccTAATCACCGGACTGTCAGAGAACTCCctgggaaattttgaaaaatgcaaaatgttttttaaaggttTCTAACTTTCTAGCAGTATACTATTACCTCTTTCCACCTTCACAACTGCCAACAAAATGTGTAGTTAAAGGTATCTATAATAATTTAAAGAGCTAACAAGTCAGAATAGAGAGATAAAGTTCAAGGGGGAGATTTTCAGCATTTCAAGTGCCTCTGTAGTCTTGAACTTCAGCTGTCAAAGAGATCCAGAAATAGGTGTCACCGGACTGTAACATGTTGAGAAGCTGGCCAAACAAATTACAGGGTAAACAAAACCTAAACACAGATCTATTTCAAAATACGAGAAAACAGTGTCCAAACAGAAAAGCAACCAACAATTTCCAAAGTAAAAGtattaaaagctaaaaattatCAGAAGTATTCGGTGGGTCATTTAAGGAAATGTATCATTAATGGAATTTCTagctgaaataaaaaatgcatgTCCTAAGAATTTTAATGTTTcaaagcacatttttaaaaaatgagctgatttttaaaacaaatcacttattaaaactaaaaatataaaaagacataCTTCTAAAAAAACACATACCTTTGAACAATCAGCAGTTATAAATTCTGCACTGAAAATATACTCATTATCACGACAACGATTTTTCATGTCCTCATACCGCTGCTGACACTGTCTGACAGAAACATCAGCGATATCTGGAAGGGGAAGGGGCATCAGTGACGTCAGCAGAGGCCCACAGAGTTACATAAGAAACACAAAACTGGCACAATCTAGATTTCATCTCAACTGTTAAACTCTGGCAAGAAATCTAGccttagaaaagcaaaaaggttCTATTTCCTTCAAAACAAGGGAGAAGGAAGTCTTCTGTACCAATGCAAATGACCGATATTTTTCAGAACGAATTAAACACTTTCTCAATAAGTACTGACAACAGAGAAGTTCTatcatgatttttaaatgcttattcaAAGTTTAAAGCAGACAGTTTAGATTCCAATTTGAATTATAAAACCTAACTCTGTACATTCAGCTCTTTATATTTTCCTAATacaatgttatttgttttttccgTGTTGAGACTTGCACTGCAGGTACAGAAGCACCAGTGGATGCtgctattcagtcgctcagtcctgtctctttgcaaccccatggactgcagcacaccaggcttccctgtccttcaccatctcctggagtttgctcaaattcatatccattgagtcagtgatgctatccaaccatctcatcctctgtcgcccccttctcctcctgccctcaatctttcccagcatcagagtcttttccaatgagtcagctctttcctgataagtgttggagcttcagcttcagcatcagcccttccaatgaatattcagggttgacttcctttagaattcactggtttgatctccttgcagtctaaggacttgcctggtggttcagtggtaaagaatctggctacaatgcaggagacccagattcaaaccctgggtcaggaagatcccctagagaagagaatagttacccactcccatattcttgtctgggagaattccatggacagaggggcctggtgggctgcaatccatggagctgcagagtcggacatgactgagtgactaacacaaagaAATAGCAGTTGATACCGTGTCATGAATATAAGGTAGGAGCACCAATGATATTGGTAATTCTTGATATATTTTTCACTGCTATAAAGcagctcagaaagaaaaaaaggggaaagggggaagccAATTTCATTTAGGAATGTTCGTGATAAAGCAGTAAAAATTAATCTTATAAAATCTTCAAAACATTTCTGCTACATAACGAAATCTATCTGAACAGGACTGGTGTGACTGTTTGCGAGCTGTACTGGCCAATTTTTTCATACAAAAATTGTTTTCACTTGAAGAACCACAGAGAGACAAACTGGTTATTCAGACCTGGTAATCTGGCAGAccttttcttcaaaatgaaaaaagtgaaaaccaCAGATGGTATTTGTTACCAATGATAAACCTGAGCGTTCAACTGAAAACTATAGCTCTGAAAAAACTGTTTATATCACAATGGGCTGGGTATTGTCCCaatattaaaaacttttctgATTGATGGTGATATTAAACCAATGTGATTTCTTGATGCCAACTTGTAGAAGATTTGCATAATTTTAGTGAACAAAACCTCGCAGAGCAAAGTGCAAGACAGATTTAATGGAGTTTCCCATCAAATAATTCCATTTCACTGCTCATCAAATAACACATTACAACATACTGATGCAAAAACAGGGGTGCAAATTCAGCTGTCTTTTATTATTACAGACTTTAAAAgaaattgcaaaaatatttttaaaatgctagtcttctaaattttatttttaataaattaaagctatttttaaaattgttggtTTTAATTTCCATAATCAATAGATTTAACTACACACACAAAAGCTTTCTGGGgtccttaatcatttttaagagcGTACTGAGATCATAAACCAGAAACTGTGAGAAGTGCCGATTTAGGCAACATAACTCCACAGGCAGTGCCATGCGTGCCCATGACTCCAGACGGGAAGGAACATGTCATCTGCCTGCCCCTCTTCTGGGTTAAGACTGACTGGGAGGTTCAGATGCTTGATTAATCCAGTTACGTTCCTTTCAACTTTTCTCCTAATAGCTTCAGCTATTAATGACTACGGCTTAGAGCCATTATTTCATCAAGGGTGGAAAGATTTATTCATCATGATTTTTCAATAAACAGGAATTGGTCTTTTCAACCATTTGGTTATGCATGGTTCATATAGGGTTAGAAAAGATAAATACCCTCTGCCTTTGTTTATACATTTCAGAATAACTGAGTAAGTTTCCTTGCTCCCTCCAAGTCTGAACAATGAGATTTTCCCCCTTTGTTTCATGTGTTTCAATCCACTAtaattactgtttttttaatttaagaaactgTCCTGTGACCAGTGAAAGCCTTTCCAAGTTTGTGCTTCAAACATGGAGTCCAACATGACTTCAATCATCTGTGGTCTTAACACCATCAGTGAATTCGCATTCCTCGTTTAAAAAACACCCGTCTCATGCGCAGCCCCCAGACATCTCATGGCACGGTTATTTCAGTGTTATGCCCATAATAGACCTTTCTCATTTCCATTTACCTGGATGACCACAAAGCATTCTTTCCCATGTCATTCTCTCTCTTACCAGTACAAACTAGCTTGtcaattcttccttttttccacttGAGCAAATCTCCACCTTTACCACATCCTAGGTCCAAAACAGTGATGTCacgtttctttttctgtctcaccTTTTCTAAAAATTCCcctaaaagagagaaataagttATAATAAATGCTCTTCTACATTTTCACTAAAGCATAAACTGTTACCCTTAATAATCTACTAACTTCTGCATGACGTGTAATATAAACACATTCATTTATGTAATTAATTCATAACCTTtgggaaatatttcaaatttgaCTAAGAATTAACTTGACTCTTCTTCAgcattaaagaagaaagaatttgtCTCTGTTATGTTAGAAACTAAACAGGTTTTTGAAGGTTATTTTCAGAATTTGATTCAACATTATACAGTAAACATTTTGTCTCTCTCATTTGATTAAACAGAAGTTTAACAGTATAGAAACAGTATAGAAAAGCTGCATGATCTTGGCAGGTCAatagcaaacattttaaattctaattaataCAAGAATATCCAACACTTATTCCCggtaagagaaaaattaattcataatttGTTGTAGTTCTCTTTACAAAGCTAAGTGTTTGGCTTCTTATACACTtaataagatgaaaataattatgGGATCATGAGAGCGTGACTTTGATAAAAGATGCCAAGCTTACCtccaaaagaaacacaagaaCTAGTCAAAAAACTATATAAACCTCTTTACTGTCATCAGAATTCTTAAAACTCTGAAGTAAAAATGGAATCTTTTATCTCAATCTACCAAATCACATTAATAATCAATGGATGATATTAGTAGGTCCCCTACATCAATAGCCAAATGGTTCAAATATCAGTTAAAGGCATATTAATATTCttagacaatgaaatatttagcAATTC is drawn from Odocoileus virginianus isolate 20LAN1187 ecotype Illinois unplaced genomic scaffold, Ovbor_1.2 Unplaced_Contig_27, whole genome shotgun sequence and contains these coding sequences:
- the RNMT gene encoding mRNA cap guanine-N(7) methyltransferase, encoding MENSAKAEEHEKILLKEVKTSLDSETESSFIINENTTSPGTDLSAKAPTCGQVNTPKKRKMEFEDDLVKESSSCGEDTPPKKRKLDVEIAPEEKGSGDDEGISRRRIETDGFPKDEPTGDGTQKRRKIELEDVPEKQKNLEEGHSSAVAAHYNELQEVGLEKRSQSRIFYLRNFNNWMKSVLIGEFLEKVRQKKKRDITVLDLGCGKGGDLLKWKKGRIDKLVCTDIADVSVRQCQQRYEDMKNRCRDNEYIFSAEFITADCSKELLTDKFRDREMCFDICSCQFVCHYSFESYEQADVMLRNACERLSPGGYFIGTTPNSFELIRRLEASETESFGNEIYTVKFQKKGDYPLFGCKYDFNLEGVVDVPEFLVYFPLLNEMAKKYNMKLVYKKTFLEFYEEKIKNNENKMLLKRMQALEPYPANENSRLASEKVGDYEHAVKYMKNGQVKLPLGTLSKSEWEATSIYLVFAFEKQQ